tatgtatataaatatgtacataaagtgttgtaattatattccaactccgcgttcttcttggtcatcgccaccgCCGCCTCCCACCCCCCAGGAATATTACACCCTTACATTCTGTATGAATaacatgtttaaaggggaacattatcacccgacctatgtaagcgtcaatatataccttgatggtgcagaaaaaaagaccatatatctttttaaccgatttccgaactctaaataggtgaattttggcgaattaaacgcctttctgtttatcgcgctggaggcgatgacgtcagaatgtgacgtcgccgaggtaacacaactgccattttcattttctacacattacaaacaccgggtctcagctctgttattttccgtttttttgactattttttggaaccttggagacatcatgcctcgacggtgtgttgtcggagggtgtaacaacactaacagggagggatccAAGTTGCAcaactggcccgaagatgccaaagtatctgccgccagacccccattgaatgtgctggagtgtctccaaattttaccggcgatgctaaggcaaccatggcacagagatgtatgaataacctgcagatgcatttgcaacgatagtcaacgaaatcacaaaggtgagttttgttgatgttgactgtcagctaatcgatgctaacatgctatttaccggcggtgctaaagcagacatggcagagatgtatggataacctgcagatgcatttgcaactatattacgtttccttccacccacatttaatgggaaaaaaacacttaccaatcaacggatttgagttgctccagtgtcaaaagatgcgaaagtcctgatcgtttggtccgcacattttaccggcaatgctaacgcagctattcggccatgctatggctatgaatagcgtcaatagctatttgctcaatagcttcagtttcttcaatactttcatactccaaccatctgtttcaatacatgcgtaatctgttgaatcgcttaagtcgctgaaatccgagtttgaatccttgctgtggtattcccattgtttgtttacattggcagcactgtgtgacgtcacagggaaatggatagttgtttcgaagatagcgaaaataaggcactctaAAGCTTTAttaagggatattccgagaccggtaaaattttgaaaaaaacttcaaaaaatacaacaagccactgggaactgatttttattgtttttaacccttttgaaattgtgataatgttcccctttaagcatctTTTACAAAAGTACAGTGACATGATAATGACATACATAATATCTTTAGGCCACTTTTACAAAAGGACAGTGACAGGAAAATGACAAGATCATCTGTTGCCACCATCCAAACAAAAATCCTGCAATTACAGTTATACTCCCTTTGGACCGGCAGCCCAGATGTGTGGGAGTAGTAATCAGCACTATCTAAATTGAGCTGGTTGCTGATGTTCTTTCTGCCATGCTATGTCTGTTTTGGATCATGTTATTGTTGCCACTTGGTGCTTCCTGTTGCATCCTTGTAAATTTAAGCccttaacactaaattggccctagtgtgtgaatgtgagtgtgaatgttgtctgtctatctgtattggccctgcggtgaggtggcgacttgtccagggtgtaccccgccttccgcccgattgtagctgagataggcgccagcgccccccgcgacccctaaaagggaataagcggtagaaatggatggatggatgctttgaaCCTTGCAGAGTATACATTCCTTTGGCATGTTACCACGACGCACCAGCCGCGCTTCTTACCCAGCCTGTCTTCTTGTTTTTGTTCAaacttattttgtgttttgttcctGCCATGCCTGTGAGGTGGGTGAAATACTAACAGATTCAGAAGTTTTAGATCTTTGCATGAAAGATGGGatattgaaaatgttttaattttgaggaatgtatattaaaaaataaatctaaatttAAGTCCTGTGTGAAATTGCCTTTATAAAGTGAACAAAGAATTTGAGTCATACCAGCCTCTTGTTCCCGTGAAGAACTTTTGGCATCACGACTGGCCAGAATAGGTTTGCCATAACGTGCTGCAAACTGCCGCTCTGTTCCCAGAAAGCCAGGCATGAGGAAGTCAAAGAGGGACCAGAGTTCCAAAACGTTATTCTGTGGACGAGAGGAAGGCTTAGAAAAAATCTTATTAAATCATaacacggaaaaaaaaaaaaacatctgaaaaAAGGACCTCACTTGAATTGGAGTTCCTGACAAGATGACACGGAAGTTAGCGGCCAATTGCTTAATGGCTTTAGAGAGTTTTGTTTTCCCATTTTTGATGATATGACCTTCATCAAGGATACAGTAATTGAATTTTATATTTCTGCAAGTGTGGAACAAAATTGTTAAACAAAAATGATACACCTGCACAGTAAACAAAAGAATGAAATATAAATAATAGTACTCACTTAAAAAAGTCAATGTCGTTTCGCACCACATCATAAGACGCAACTACAAGATTGTGTTTTTTTACTTGATGCTGTAGACTGAAAAGGTAAATAAATGTCCATTAAAGGTTTAATATTCTTATTAATAAGATCACACATCTATTTTGAATGCAGAACAAGTCACCCTTGCTTCACAAATTTGGCCTCACCGCATTCGCTCTGTAGGCGGCCCAGTGTAGTGCAGCGGGTTGAGGTACTCTTTGGCACAAAACTTGCCCACCTCATCAACCCAGTGACCAGTGAGTGTGGGTGGACACACCACTATAGAAGAAAGTGGGATGCAGTCCGCTGCCTTTGTCTTGGCATGTTCTTGAGCCCTGAAAAGGCATCAACCAAATCAATTTGGTGTGTTCAGTTGAGGATTTTACTACTACTATACCTTCCTCATTACAAAATACTTGTATGGTTTAGTGAGACACAATTTAACTCATTGAAATGCTGTTCACTAAAGTATGCATGGATGTATTAACAgattatcaaaataaaataattccaACAAATTTGGACAAATATCAATAGCTGCAAGTAGATAAGCAACTTTTGGGCTGTGTACCATACCTGAGGTAGTGATCTCCTGCTAAAATGCAGATTGACTGCAGAGTTTTTCCGAGGCCCATATCATCACACAAAATGCCATGTAGCTTGTACTTATTTAGGAAGGACAACCAGTTCACACCGTCCTACAAGAAAATATCAAATTATAGAAGTGAAATGTAAACTCACAGGCACATTAATGTAAACCAGTGTTTGGTGGCATATGGAAGGCATTGTGGGTGATATTTTAAAACTCTCAAAAGTTGGAAAGACAGCTAAAAGAACCAGCACAAGCATAGTTCACTTAAACAGATTGgacattaaagtaaaaaaaatcctATGAGAAGTAACGTCCACATATTGTAATACCATACTGCATATTTAATTTAAAGCTCCATCAGTAGTAGTTAGAGAGGTAGCAGAGTCTTAAAAGACACACGGACCTGTTGGTACTTCCTCAGCTCTGCTTTTATGGGCACAGGGATGTTGTAATTCTCCAGCTTTCTTCCATCTAACAGTTGCTCCAAGAAGTGTCGTTCTCGGGCCTTCTGCCGGATCAAGTCAGCAGACATGGCAGGGGGGTCCGGTATTCCTGCCTGAAAAAACAATTGAGCACAaagtgttaaatacatttttaacatttgtttGATGTCTGAAACACCGCGTTAAGCTATTTGTGTGATTGTACCTCAAGTGGCAACAGCCGGATGAGTGTAGCAAAGCACTGTGTGGCCATGAAACGAATGCTGTCAGTGGGATCGCTCATACGCCCCAACACTGGCACTACCAGCAGTACAATGTAGGGGATGATATCTACATCCAGCTGTTCCATAATACCTAATAAGTCAGTCAAGGACAATCTTGTCCAAACATAACACAAAAGTGTTGACATATTTACTACAGTACAAGACTATGTGGAGGATACAAGCCAAGGCCTCAATGGctccttcttgtttggtgcagTCATCAATTGCAGCTAACCAAGGTAGTACACACTCAAGAAAACCATCCATGGTCTCCAGCATGGATATCTTACTAAGTACGCCCACACACCGAGCTGCCATGTGACGCACTGCTGTGTACGGATGTTGTAGGCAAGTAAACAGATGAGGAAGATGCTGCAGCAGCtaaaaaaacaagagaaaaacagACTTTTCAGTAGATATTGCAGTACCCATAATAACCTTGCCAACCAGAACGTGGTGGCCAAGGACACAAAGCAACATGAATAAGGGTTTGTGTGATTAGGGCTGCAGTTATTTTTATTCATACTGAAGTCACGATTATTCATTAAGCAAGGTAAAACTGTGTTGGGCGTGGTTAAAGGGGAaccatcacaatttcagaagggttaaaaccaataaaaatcagttctcagtggcttattttatttttcgaagtttaaaaattttttttaaccatcaTGGAATATACCGAAaaaaggcttcaaagtgcctgattttcgctatctgtgaagccgcCGTCCATTTTActgtgatgtcatccagtgatgcgaatacaaacaaacatggctgatagcacagcaagatatagcgacattagctcggattcagactcagatttcagcagcttaagcgattcaacagattacgcatgtattgaaacggatgattggagtatggaggcagatagcgaaaacgaaattgaagaagaaactgaagctattgagcgaatagctattgatgctattcggccatgtctgccttagcatcgtcggtaaaatgtgcagaccaaacaatcaggactttcgcatcttgtgacactgaagctacttaaatccgtcgattggtaagtgtttggcattaaatgtgggtggagggaaacgctggatgcatatatagctacaaatgtacatacagctagcctaaatagcatgttagcatcgattagctggcagtcatgccgcaaacaaatatgtctgattagcacatgagtcaataacatcaacaaaactcgcccTTGTGattttgttggaaatgcatctgcaggatatccctacatctctgtgccatgtctgccttagcatcgccggtaaaatgtgcatagcaaacgatcgggactttcgcatcttgtgacactggagcaatttaaatcagtcgattggtaagtgtttgtttggcattaaatgtggatggagggaaaggctggatgcaaatatagctacaaatttacatacagctagcctaaatagcatgttagcatcgactagcatgctgtgctaatcgatgcacactctacgtaaatcaacttgaatccgtccctgatcgtgttgttacaccctccgacaacacaccgacgaggcatgatgtctccaaggtgcggaaaacagtcgaaaaaacggaaaataacagagctgatttgactcgatgtttataacgtgtttgagaaaatggcggattgactaccagGAGCAAATAatggaaaggcgtttaattcgccaaaattcacccatttagagttcggaaatcggttaaaaaaattatatggtcttttttctgcaacatcaaggtatatattgacgcttacataggtctggtaataatgttcccctttaaacacgaTGCCATCATGTTATTTGAAAAttcttaaataataataataataataaaataaaatgggccggcatggcgtggtgggtaaagcggccggccagaaacctggttcgattcccaccaattgacatccaaaaaatcgctgccgttgtgtccttgggcaggacacttcacgcTTTGCCCTcgttgccgctcacactggtgaatgaatgatagctggtggtcggaggggccgtaggcgcaaactggcagccacgcttcagtcagtctaccccagagcagcagtggctactgatgtagcttaccatcaccaggtgtgaatgaatgttgagtcccacttctctgtgagcgctttgagtgtttggaaaagcgcgatataaatccaagttattattattattataataataatggattagattttatatagcgtttttctattattagatactcaaagcgctcacagagaagtgggaacccatcattcattcacacctggttgtGGTAAGATCCATTTGTagacacagctgccctggggtagactaacagaagcgaggctgccagtttgcgcctatggaccctctgaccaccacctatcattcgtTCATCAGTGTGAGCgccaccgggggcaagggtgaagtgtcctgcccaaggacacaacgactgcaatttggatgtcaagaggcggggagtgaacctgcaaccctcaggcttctggcacagccgctctacccactacgccataccgccccaaaaATAACGAAGATGGATTAACGATTTtcatatatttaaataaaaaaaattgtttttgttaatCATTAGTAACAACGTGCAAGCTCTTACTCATTATATGATGTATTTAGctcaaattttccactttgatgCTTTTTTATGGGGAGAAAAGTATAAACATGCATGCACAAGCACACACCATGATAGTTTTGTGCTCATACCCAATGGCCTCTGGCGTGGACGTGCATTCTTTACAGGCTGTTCTATGTCGCTGCAGTGCTTGATTAGCAGGAgcctttttaaatgttaatatctCCAACTATCCCCCTTGTTTAATCGTGGCAGCCAAAAACGTGTTTGTGAATGAATTCAGATTAATAGTGCAGCCCTATTTGGGATTGCTTTTACTAAAACTGAATTTGTGATGAAGTCATCTCAAATACAATAAAACAGCCATCAGGGTTGAATCATACCAGAGGTTTGAGCTCATAAGACATAGCTCCAGCTGTGACTTCCAGCACTTGCAAAGAGTTTACCAGTTCCTGAGCAGCAGCATCTCCCCGGTCTAGCTGGACCTGCCTATCTGGAACACAAGAAAGAGAAAAGTCACTAAAAACATGCCCTTTCTTCAGGTTTTAAATGCACTAAAAAGTTACAATATAATTGCAAACTTACTTTTGAGGATCCAAGTTTCAAATAAAGGAGTATAAAACCTGGTAGTGATGCTTAAAATAGTAGTGTAAAAATGACCTGGATGTTACAAATCAACATACCAATAACATGACCTTCATTCACCACAGTCCTCAATGGCCCCACTGTGGTCTCCCAAAGGTATGAAAGAGATCTGGTGAGGTCTGCACCGAAGTGCTTTGAAATGGTTGTTAGGGAGAACTCTGCACCTCTCCTCTGAATAAGAAATGGTTTTctctataaaaaataaaatacaattacaaGTCTTAAGATGAAAATTAGCTCAGGGATTTTAGCTCATTCTTCCATACCTCATCATTGTCTAAGCCAACTGTGCTGCCTGGAGGTAGCTCTGTAGAAGGAGTCTTTGAGGATTTTGGAACAGGACCCCTTTTACTGGTGATCGCAAACGCTGCCCTTTGGTGACGGTAAAGAGTCAGGATGCCCCGGGTTTTGTTAACCATGTGATGCAAGCAATCTTTCTCCAACCCACTGCCTAATGTTAAAGAGGAGAAAATGTTCACACTTATCAGGTCCCAAATGACTTAGCTAGTTCATATCAGTTCATATCACCGGTAACACAAAATTATACTGCTTTATTCAATGATTCCAcataatattatatattgttttacctTTAGTATTTTCTTGTGTAGGAGGGACGGGACAAGCAGCTGAGGGGGTAACTGAGGAGTCCACACAGACTGAGGCACAAAGGTTTTTGATAACCTTGGGGTTGGGACACGGAGAGCGTCCGGCACACTGCTGCAACAACTTGGCAATGAAAGATGCAGCATAACCCTGAATAAGAGTGTTCTCCTCCCGCTTGATGGCTTCCATCAGAGGCCGGACCAGCGGGTTGAGTTTGTCAGGAAGCACTTTTAGGTTGATCACTGCACAGGCGGAGAACATTTGGATGCGCAGGTGCAACTGCTGCCATTCACTGCTGGTCTCCATTACTGTGGCTTGTGCTTGCTGTCGTTTACTATCCAATACCTGCCACTGTTTGGTTTTAACGTTCAAACCCGCTGTCGTTTCTGTGAAGATGGTGGTTAACTGGGGAAGAAACAGGAGAATAGTTGCTTTACATATTGCAGTAAGCATTGACATTTAAACGGCTGTAGATGAGCTTggtataaaacttttttttttttttttattgaaattacATGCTTTACAattgctgggttgcaatcacATGACCTACAGGCACTTCCAGGTGGTTGTTTAGACTCTCATTAAGCCacactgtttatttacctgcacTAGTGCAAATTTgggaatatttttaaatatttcgaGGTAAATATATAAGCTATCAtgataaacatttaaaataagaTGGAGTGGATTCACACACTcttaagaaaaaaaaggaagtttagtttttgcagttgatttcctggtACAAATATTTGTCGTCTAAAATCGATGTTTGCAGTAGTTTAAAATGGTATGAAATTCATTTTTTGTCGCATTGTTTAGCATTTGAATCTGCAATGTTTGGTTTGGTATCAAGATTCTATATGCTGTCGAGCCTACGAGAGATTTCCTCATGTAGTTTATAAATACTATTAGGATATATGCGAATAAATATCACCAAAGACGCTATTTTGTGGCCATCCATGTCAAACAAAACACTTTGTATTCCTGCACAACAGCAACTAAGCGTTTAGTTTATGCTATGAAAATATCCAAcatggattggaccaacaattacAATATGCTAAACATGACATTAGATTATGTCCACAATCAGGTATTGTttgttatatttaggcatagcaactacaaaataacttaaaagaacacaaacaaaactAATGCGATCAAGTAGAGAAATttattgcatcacagaaagtttctcaattAAATGTTCAAACAAATCTTCAACTCAGTTATTTTTGCAGACACAAGCAGGGTCCGATTATACTTCACAAAATATCGAAAGtgatattttaaagattttattccGTTTATGAACCACTTCTCGGTACtctattaaaaatgttattttctaTCTCTCGATCTGGACGCTTGGAACAGCACACCAAAGCAGCATTTTCTGTTCAAACTCTTCATTTACGAACACGTCTCACTTGATTTAACGCTAAGCTCGAGCTTATTGGTCACCATGTGAATTACACCACGTCAAAGCATAGCGGACATGACATCATATGCAACGCATCAATACAATACATTCTTGCTGTGTATCAGTTTTTTTTGTTCGAACAGTATTCTACCTTTAATGTTTCACCTCAGTGAATTTAGTCACAGTTGTATGGACATAGAAACTTTCACAGTAatgataaaagtatcaataccATGGTATCAATAATGACACGAGTACCACTTGATTATCATTTACTCCTAAAGTATTAATAATTCATAAATGAAAAAAGCACACGCATCACTTCATCTTGTACGGTAACTTACTACATACAGACTTTTGTGCTGAAACTTATTAATGTCAACAATTGAACTTCAAAAATTAGGTCATTTGGTAtgacaaataaaaaattaaatgggGAATGGCCAGTATTTGTCATGTTTTACTAGGGGAAAAAAGGCCAAAAAGAAATTGGCATTGTATCAAATAAAGACATTTGGTATCGACCACCACTATTCAACATGATGCAAAGGACGGATAAAAGTTTTTAATTAATCTTTCTATTCTGACGTAACAGCAAATGCTATGTTGAGAAACATGTGGTCCAATCCTTCATAAAGTCTCATCTGCACCAGTATACTCAAGAAACGCAATTCTCTTAACACCAATATACAAAATATCGTCACATAACTTACAATCACGATAAATGTCTATATCTATCTTTAGACTTGACATgtcctttataaattatttaaaaagtgACACTGTCATAAAAACctgttttaaactgtcattgtttcTGCAATATTGCGGTTTGTACGCTAGttaatttttgtttaaaaatatacacTAGGAaaatttttcatttttgtttcagcCTTATGGGAGCATTGAAATTGTCATTAGCTGCTCCAAGGAAAGTAGTTATTTCAGAGTGTGTTGGTGGTCATACCAGCTCATTGGCTTGATCAATGGTGAAAACATTACAATTGAGGCGATCTTGAAGGTCTATGTGAGCCTCAGAAAGTAAGGCGATGAACTGCTTGCACTCGTTCTGCATGCGTGTGAAGGGGATGGCAATCTCATCGTAATACAACTGCTCTGATAGGATGGCCAACAAACGAGGCTGCACCGTGGATGACACAATCTGGCAATCCTGATTGGGAAAGATTGAAATGGGAAAACAtttgttattttaaaatgtttgataaTGGACACTTTaataataaacacacaaataaaaatgtgttttacctTTTGAAGAGCAGCCCACTCACAGAGCACAAGAGCTACGGCTATTCGTTGCAGTGCAGACTTTGAATTGAGGTGAAACAGCAGCAACTGGCCTAAAGACTCAGCTGGACGGACCTCCTGAGATGCAGAATTGAGCTGAGGGTCACAGATACATCTACACAGAGACCCCAGCAATCTAGATGCAAGTTTTAAGGCAGGGCAGGAAAAACACCACATGTTAAACATCTAAAAGACAAAGAAACTAAGACTATTAATTGAGATAATTTAACAAAATAACATGTACAATATTTGCACAGTAAAATTAGGCTAACTTACTTGGCCGCCATGAGGCGAGACCGGACTACCACATAGTCCCTAGACACTGGGTCCTCTGTCACTGTCTCTGCCCCAGCTATATATTCCTGGACAGTTTCCTTTATCTGGTTGGTCCCTTGGCGTGCCTTTGTACTACCTTTATCCTGTTCATTCAGCATAAAAAACATTGTCAGGAAATCTGCATAGCTCACTACTCAGTGTAATTGGACAACCATTGATAACTGTAAAAGCTTCATAGGAGCTAAAATCCTTTGACGATAAGAAGtcaaactataaaaaaacaaaaaacattaaaatagttCCGTAAATAACACACTTATTGTTTtgtttgtcacacttcattttgGTTTGATAGCAAAACGAAAAGACTACCTTGGAGCGGGACTTCACTTCAAGTAGCATATTGACGTCTATGGGAATGTGTGATGCCTGCATCATAAGACAAAGCCAGGCGCCCATCCATGGACAACTGGCTGACACCACAAACTGCTGGGGGGCTTGAGTGAGTAGCTCCATCCACACCTGCATGCAagtataataaacaatactagaAAACACAGGGCCACTAAGAAAAAAATCTCGGGATGAAAAAACAGTAACTTAAAAAGCAGATTGTGGATAGGAATTACAATAGACACTACTTCATTGATCACAATTATCTAATAAACTCATGGTTTTCAAAAGGGTGTGGTACACACAGACCTTTTGGATAAGGTCCAGAATTTCCTCATTGCTTTCTAGGATGCAGGACTGGAAAATGTGCCGAAGCATATCTTGTAGGATAGGGTTTATCCACATTGCACATTTCTGATGATCATAAAACCAAAAATCAAATTAGAAGCAACAAAAATAAGCTCACAAGTATAAATGCCTGGAAATAT
This sequence is a window from Nerophis ophidion isolate RoL-2023_Sa linkage group LG09, RoL_Noph_v1.0, whole genome shotgun sequence. Protein-coding genes within it:
- the btaf1 gene encoding TATA-binding protein-associated factor 172; translation: MALSRLDRLFILLDTGTTPVTRKAAAQQLGEVVKLHPHELNSLLSKVLIYLRSPNWDTRIAAGQAVEAIVKNISEWDPAPKPKEESSEDLSLEDQAYDRLSFYHFDISRLLKHGASLLGSAGVEFELQDDKIGEMDPKERLACQRKLLQKKLGLDIGAAIGMDNTEELFNDEDLDYTCQTTGPRPHGSKITAGSSSRNHVPIQAAELIDSEFRPGMSNRQKNKAKRLAKLVAKQRSKDMDTNEKSNDSFEGEPEEKRRKTTSVVNQPATEHKVVISKVPNNASLAEETQEWPLESFCEELCNDLFNPSWEIRHGAGTGLREILKSHGAGGGKLVGSTAEQMLQQHVEWIEDLVIRLLCVFALDRFGDFVSDEVVAPVRETCAQALGVALRYMNETGVSMTVDVLLKLLQEDQWEVRHGGLLGIKYALAVRQDLISVLLPHLLPAITVGLQDLDDDVRAVAAAALIPVVEGLVQLLPNKVPFIVNTLWDALLDLDDLTASTNSIMTLLSSLLTYPQVRQFSMQQSLTVLVPRVWPFLRHTISSVRRAALETLFTLLSKADQKCAMWINPILQDMLRHIFQSCILESNEEILDLIQKVWMELLTQAPQQFVVSASCPWMGAWLCLMMQASHIPIDVNMLLEVKSRSKDKGSTKARQGTNQIKETVQEYIAGAETVTEDPVSRDYVVVRSRLMAAKLLGSLCRCICDPQLNSASQEVRPAESLGQLLLFHLNSKSALQRIAVALVLCEWAALQKDCQIVSSTVQPRLLAILSEQLYYDEIAIPFTRMQNECKQFIALLSEAHIDLQDRLNCNVFTIDQANELLTTIFTETTAGLNVKTKQWQVLDSKRQQAQATVMETSSEWQQLHLRIQMFSACAVINLKVLPDKLNPLVRPLMEAIKREENTLIQGYAASFIAKLLQQCAGRSPCPNPKVIKNLCASVCVDSSVTPSAACPVPPTQENTKGSGLEKDCLHHMVNKTRGILTLYRHQRAAFAITSKRGPVPKSSKTPSTELPPGSTVGLDNDERKPFLIQRRGAEFSLTTISKHFGADLTRSLSYLWETTVGPLRTVVNEGHVIDRQVQLDRGDAAAQELVNSLQVLEVTAGAMSYELKPLLLQHLPHLFTCLQHPYTAVRHMAARCVGVLSKISMLETMDGFLECVLPWLAAIDDCTKQEGAIEALACIMEQLDVDIIPYIVLLVVPVLGRMSDPTDSIRFMATQCFATLIRLLPLEAGIPDPPAMSADLIRQKARERHFLEQLLDGRKLENYNIPVPIKAELRKYQQDGVNWLSFLNKYKLHGILCDDMGLGKTLQSICILAGDHYLRAQEHAKTKAADCIPLSSIVVCPPTLTGHWVDEVGKFCAKEYLNPLHYTGPPTERMRLQHQVKKHNLVVASYDVVRNDIDFFKNIKFNYCILDEGHIIKNGKTKLSKAIKQLAANFRVILSGTPIQNNVLELWSLFDFLMPGFLGTERQFAARYGKPILASRDAKSSSREQEAGVLAMEALHRQVLPFLLRRMKEDVLQDLPPKIIQDYYCSLSPLQVQLYEDFAKSRAKASVDDSISVASTDEEKPKLKATGHVFQALQYLRKLCNHPSLVLTSQHPEYKRVIEQLAGQNSNLRDIQHAPKLSALKQLLLDCGLGGGSSEGSAEVVVAQHRVLIFCQLKSMLDIVEHDLLKPKMPNVTYLRLDGTVPAALRHPIVSRFNNDPSIDVLLLTTHVGGLGLNLTGADTVVFVEHDWNPMRDLQAMDRAHRIGQKRVVNVYRLITRGTLEEKIMGLQKFKMNIANTIISQENASLQSMGTDQLLNLFTLDKDNKGEKGEQSTPGKSSMKSVLDGLGELWDQQQYDTEYNLDNFMHSL